The region CCCGAGAGAGGTCGGCTCGCTAGCGGTCAAAGACCGACGCTTCGATATTCGCGTTCAACTTGAGACCGATAAAGCTCTGGACTTCCAACAATTCCCCGTCGATCGGCCCGCCGGCCTTCGGCTGCTCGTAGGCCTCAAAGCGGATCGGCAACTTGGTCTCCTTGTCCACGCACAGCACACAGCGAAACGCGTACCGCCCCTGATGCGGCAGGTCGGTGAACACCTCGTACCGCACGACCGATCGGTCGTTAAAGGTGTAATCGCTCGCCAGCACCTGAACCGGGTGGTTCAATTTCTTTTCGGTCGCGATGACGTGTTCGATCCGTTCCACGACGGCGAGCAGACCCACGTCGGGCATCGGGTGCCGGGTGTCGGCCATGACCTTGGCGTCGCCGAGCGGGAGCGAGGCGTACCCGCGGAAGCCTTCGGGCCCCGCCGCCCGGAACCGGACTTTCAAGGTACTCTGCTTCGTCTGGTAGATCGTGTCCTGGCCCGCCAGAGCCTTCGGGGTAATGACGCGAACGGCCGCGCTGAACGGCTGCGTCTTTACCCGCAGTTCCGTCACCTCTTCGGGCAGCAACTTGCCGCCCACTTTTTCCTGGCGAACGAGGTAACAGGCGTAATCCCGGGTCTTGCCGTAAGCGCCGCGCGCCTCGGCGAGGGCTTTCGGCAGCGACTCGTCCCCATTGATCGGGGCGACGCCGACCTCGACCTTGGCGACCGGGACCGGGACTTCTGGCGCGGGATCATCGGCCGTGGGAATCCGCAAAGCGGGCGCGGGCTTCGCGGGCGACTTTTCATTGACCGGCTGTTGGGCGGCGGCCACGGCCACCAGACCCACCCCGCCGACCACACCGGCCAACCGGGCGACGCGACGAACCGCGGAGCGGAGTGACATGGCGTCCCTGCATTTATGGGTAAGCGATGGCGGCGGGCGGGCGTCCGTGCCCAGTCCCCACCGCGGTTTGCGGGGAATATCGTGGGTGGGCGAAGAACGCCAGGGGAATTTTGCGCAATTTGGAGTGCGGCGCTTTACCGCCGCTTTTGTTTTTGGCCTTCTTGACCGGGAGTACCCGTCGGCCCGGAGGTGCGGCGCTTTACCGCCGCTTTTGTTTTTGGACTTCGCGGTCCACTGGTATGAACACCCGTGCACAACGAAGTAAAAAGCAAAAGCGGCGGTAAAGTGCCGCACTCCAAATTGGCGCAATTGTGGTCGCCGGGTATCTTCCTGAAAAGAGTCGAGATACGGCAACTGGTTACGTCCGGGGGACGCGATGAAATCGACGGTCGACGAAATTCGGGCGCGGTTCGACGCCGAGGTGGAGCGGTTCTCGAACCTGGACACGGGGCAGGTCGCGACGGTGGACGCGCCGCTGGCGATGGCACGGGTCGCGGAAGCCGCGGCGGCCGCCACCCCGCACGCCCGACACGTTCTGGACGTGGGGTGCGGCGCCGGGAACTACACGCTCAAATTGCTCGGCCACCTTCCCGGCCTGGATGTGACCCTGGTCGATCTGAGCCAGCCGATGCTCGACCGCGCCGCCGCGCGAGTAACGCCGGCCACGACCGGCCGCGTTTCGGTGATTCAGGGCGACGTCCGCGACATTACCCTCCCGGACGCCGGGTTCGACGTCGTTCTCGCGTCGGCCGTGCTGCACCACCTGCGGACCGACGACGAGTGGCGGGCTGTCTTCGCGAAACTGTACCGGGCGTTGCGGCCGGGCGGTTCGGTGTGGATCTTCGACCTGATCGAGAGTACAGTCCCCGCGATCCAACAACTCATGTGGCGGCAGTACGGCGAGTTCCTCTCCCGCCAGCAGGGCGACGCGTACCGGGACCGCGTTTACGCGTACGTCGAGAAGGAAGACACGCCGCGGCCGCTCATGTACCAACTCGATCTGTTGCGGGAGGTCGGGTTCTCCGCTGTCGAGGTGCTGCACAAGAACCTCTGCTTCGCGGCGTTCGGGGGGATCAAGGCTGACGCCGGTTAGCGCGTGCCGACCCGGATCGGACGGGACAGCGGTGGGTTTCTCATCAGGGGTTCATTCCTGGAAATGCCGCGGAAATCCGCCCGTCCGTCGATAGCCTTGCCTCCCGTCCGCCACTACCCTGGCAATTGACTCACACCTGCTCGCCCCTGAGTAATTGACATGGGTGTTTCTCCCCGGGCCGGGTTCGCTCGTCTGGCCCTGGTCGGTTCCGTGATCTTCCTGGCGAACGCCGGGCTCCTAGTCCTGCAACTCGTGGCGGGGCGGTTGCTCGCCCCGTTCGTCGGGTCGTCGCTGGAGACGTGGACGGCGGTGATCGGCGCGTTCCTGACCGGGATCGCGGTCGGGAACGCCGTCGGCGGGCGGGCCGCGGACCGCGGGCCGGCCCCGTGGAAGCTGGCCGCGTTCGCCGCCCTGGGTGGCGTCGGCGCCCTCTGGATGATGGCCCTGCCCCTGCTCCTGCAAGCGACCGAACTGCACCGGGCGATTCCGCTCGGTGTCCGCATCCCCGTCCTGGCTACGGCGCTCTGCTTCCCGCCCGCGTTCGTCCTGAGCCTGCTCACGCCGCTGGCGATCAAGCTCGGCCTGCCGGACGTCAACCGGACCGGCCGCGTCGCGGGCTTGATCTTCTCGCTCGGCACGCTGGGCTGCCTGGTCGGGAACTACGCGGCCGGCTTCTATCTCATTCCACACTTAACAATCAACGCGCTCACGACCGCCGCCGCGGGCTTGCTCTTCGTCACCGCGCTGGCCGCGCTCCTGATCCCGAAAAATGCCGACGCCCAGGCGGAGAACGTGACGGAGTCTGCCGGCGAAGCACCCGTCACGACCCGGGCCCCCCTCTCTCTCACCCGGGCTTACTCGGTCGTATTCCTGGCGAGCTTCGCGGGGATGGCGATAGAGTTGACCGCCTCGCGGCTGATCGCCCAGACCTTCGGCGTGTCGCTCTTCACCTGGACCGCGGTGATCGGGGTCATGCTGGCGGGGACGGCCGTCGGCAACTGGGTCGGCGGGCACCTCGCGGACCGGGCCGCGCGGTTGGGCGGGCCGGGGGCCGGCGCGTGGCAACTCGCCGCGTGCCTGATCCTGGCCGGCGTCGCCATCCTCGTCATGCTGCTCACGTACTTCGCCGGGACGTACTACGACCCGTTAAAAGGCTGGGGAATGATCACCCAGATCTTCATCTGGTCCGGAGTCCTCTTTTACGCACCGATGATGTTCCTCGGGACCATCTCGCCGCAGGTGATCCGGCTGGCCATCCCGGACGCGGCTCACGCCGGTCGGGTGGCCGGGCGGGTGTACGCGTGGAGTACCGTCGGGGCGATCGTCGGGACGTTCGCGACCGGCTACCTTCTCATCTCGACCGTCGGCATGTACCGCACGGTCCTCGCCGCGGCGGTCCTCCCGATCGTCGCGACCGGGGCGGTCTGCCGGGTGTGGGAGCGGGGCGCGTACCTGTACACGATCAGCATCGTCTGCGGGGCCGCGGTCGGCGGGTACATCCTGACCGTCCCGTCGAACCTCCACATCGCCAAGGAAACGAACTACTACACGATCCGCGTCCAGGGCGACCTGCACGAGGAGGGCGTCCTGGTGCTGATCCTCGACGCCCTCATTCACTCGAAGGTCAACCCGCTCGACCCGTCGTACATTCACTACGTCCACGAGCAGGCCCAGATCGAGTTCCTTCGCGTGATCGCCGACGCGCACCCGGACGAGCAGCGGGTACTGGTCATCGGCGGCGGCGGGTACACGTTCCCCCGGTACGCCCGGACCTTCCTCAAGAACTCCAAAATCGACGTCGTCGAGATCGACCCGGGCGTCACGAAAGTGGCTTACGATGACCTCGCCCTCGACCCGGCCCTGAACATCACGACGGTCAACATGGACGGCCGCCAGTTCGTGGCCGAGAAGGCCCCCCGCGGCCACTACCACCTGATGACGCTGGACGCGGTGAACGACCTCACGGTCCCGTACCACCTGCTCACGAAGGAGTTCAACGACGAAGCGAAAGCGGCCCTGGCGCCGGACGGCGTTTACCTGCTCACGGTCATCGATTTGCTGGAAGACGGGCAGCTCTGGAAGGCGGCGTACCACACGCTGAAAAAGACCTTCGCCCACGTCGAACTACTCGTCTTGAACGACAACTACGACCCCTACGAGCGGCAGGTCTACGTGCTGTACGCGGCCGACGCCCCGTTCGACCTGGAGAAAATGCGGACGCTGCTCCGCCGCCAGAAGGTCGAGCAGGTGCACACCAAGTTGCCCCCGCCCGGCGAACTCGATCGGCTGCTTGGGCTCACCGCCCCGGTCGTCCTGACCGACCAGTTCGCGCCGGTCGACAACATGATGGCCGAGGTGTTCCGCCGGCGGGAAAGCAGCCGGTAACCTCACGCCGGTCTCTTGACTTGTCGGCCCCCGTCGCCCACGATGGGGGCCGCCCCCGCCGGAGTTCTCCCCAACTCCCGACCGCGGTCGTCGGTCCCGCGCCCATTTCCAATCCTCGGACGGTTTCGGCATGCACAGCGTTGTTGTCGTGAGTGTCGCGTTTTTAGCCCTGTCCGCCCGCGCGGACACCCCACCGGCAACCGGGTTGGAGGCGCTGATCGCCCCGATCGCCAAGGAGCACCACGGCAAGGTGGCG is a window of Fimbriiglobus ruber DNA encoding:
- a CDS encoding DUF1571 domain-containing protein codes for the protein MSLRSAVRRVARLAGVVGGVGLVAVAAAQQPVNEKSPAKPAPALRIPTADDPAPEVPVPVAKVEVGVAPINGDESLPKALAEARGAYGKTRDYACYLVRQEKVGGKLLPEEVTELRVKTQPFSAAVRVITPKALAGQDTIYQTKQSTLKVRFRAAGPEGFRGYASLPLGDAKVMADTRHPMPDVGLLAVVERIEHVIATEKKLNHPVQVLASDYTFNDRSVVRYEVFTDLPHQGRYAFRCVLCVDKETKLPIRFEAYEQPKAGGPIDGELLEVQSFIGLKLNANIEASVFDR
- a CDS encoding fused MFS/spermidine synthase: MGVSPRAGFARLALVGSVIFLANAGLLVLQLVAGRLLAPFVGSSLETWTAVIGAFLTGIAVGNAVGGRAADRGPAPWKLAAFAALGGVGALWMMALPLLLQATELHRAIPLGVRIPVLATALCFPPAFVLSLLTPLAIKLGLPDVNRTGRVAGLIFSLGTLGCLVGNYAAGFYLIPHLTINALTTAAAGLLFVTALAALLIPKNADAQAENVTESAGEAPVTTRAPLSLTRAYSVVFLASFAGMAIELTASRLIAQTFGVSLFTWTAVIGVMLAGTAVGNWVGGHLADRAARLGGPGAGAWQLAACLILAGVAILVMLLTYFAGTYYDPLKGWGMITQIFIWSGVLFYAPMMFLGTISPQVIRLAIPDAAHAGRVAGRVYAWSTVGAIVGTFATGYLLISTVGMYRTVLAAAVLPIVATGAVCRVWERGAYLYTISIVCGAAVGGYILTVPSNLHIAKETNYYTIRVQGDLHEEGVLVLILDALIHSKVNPLDPSYIHYVHEQAQIEFLRVIADAHPDEQRVLVIGGGGYTFPRYARTFLKNSKIDVVEIDPGVTKVAYDDLALDPALNITTVNMDGRQFVAEKAPRGHYHLMTLDAVNDLTVPYHLLTKEFNDEAKAALAPDGVYLLTVIDLLEDGQLWKAAYHTLKKTFAHVELLVLNDNYDPYERQVYVLYAADAPFDLEKMRTLLRRQKVEQVHTKLPPPGELDRLLGLTAPVVLTDQFAPVDNMMAEVFRRRESSR
- a CDS encoding class I SAM-dependent methyltransferase; the encoded protein is MKSTVDEIRARFDAEVERFSNLDTGQVATVDAPLAMARVAEAAAAATPHARHVLDVGCGAGNYTLKLLGHLPGLDVTLVDLSQPMLDRAAARVTPATTGRVSVIQGDVRDITLPDAGFDVVLASAVLHHLRTDDEWRAVFAKLYRALRPGGSVWIFDLIESTVPAIQQLMWRQYGEFLSRQQGDAYRDRVYAYVEKEDTPRPLMYQLDLLREVGFSAVEVLHKNLCFAAFGGIKADAG